In Lepidochelys kempii isolate rLepKem1 chromosome 8, rLepKem1.hap2, whole genome shotgun sequence, a single genomic region encodes these proteins:
- the NPHS2 gene encoding podocin: MLLRSQPPMRMEKRSRSSSKESHRRNREPADSQGRREKVESRRAASKDREGLKRGKAKEGKSPMETDSRMPSSTVVDVDDVVSFDEETEVMALLESERQEEGMTSPGRGICEWLLTILSLLFIILTFPISVWFCMKIVREYERAIVFRLGRLLPGRPRGPGLFFFLPCLDTYHKVDRRLKTLEIPFHEVVTKDMVTVEIDAVCYYRMENASLLLTSVANLSSAVKLLVQTTMKRLLAHRSFSEILLERKSIGQEMKVALDAVTCRWGIKVERTEINHVRLPAELQQSLAMEAEAQRQAKVRVIAAEGEKATSESLRMAAEILASSPAAVQLRYLHTLQCLSAEKPSTIVLPLPFDLMNLVSAASHNSMGSSLPTSAPNHPEAPKDTKDSPML; this comes from the exons ATGCTCCTTCGCTCGCAGCCCCCAATGAGGATGGAAAAGCGGTCTCGCAGCTCCTCCAAGGAGTCCCACAGGAGGAACAGAGAGCCTGCAGACTcacagggcaggagagagaaggtggagagCAGAAGAGCAGCCAGCAAGGACAGAGAGGGGCTCAAGAGGGGGAAAGCCAAGGAAGGCAAGAGCCCCATGGAGACAGACAGCAGGATGCCGAGCTCCACAGTGGTAGACGTGGACGATGTAGTGTCTTTCGACGAGGAAACAGAGGTGATGGCACTGCTGGAAAGTGAGCGACAAGAGGAAG ggATGACATCTCCCGGTCGAGGTATCTGTGAGTGGCTTCTTACCATCTTGTCCCTTCTCTTCATCATATTGACCTTCCCCATTTCTGTCTGGTTCTGCATGAAG ATCGTGCGGGAGTACGAGAGAGCCATCGTGTTCCGACTTGGGCGCCTCCTTCCCGGAAGGCCCCGAGGGCCCG gccttttcttcttccttccctgTCTGGATACATACCACAAGGTAGACCGTCGCCTCAAAACCCTAGAGATCCCCTTCCATGAG GTGGTGACTAAAGACATGGTTACCGTGGAAATAGATGCAGTCTGCTACTACCGGATGGAAAATGCCTCTCTCCTCCTAACCAGCGTGGCCAACCTCTCCAGCGCTGTCAAGCTGCTGGTACAGACAACCATGAAGCGCTTGCTGGCCCATCGATCCTTCAGTGAAATCCTCCTGGAGAGGAAGAGCATTGGCCAGGAAATGAAG GTCGCTTTGGATGCAGTCACATGTCGCTGGGGAATCAAGGTGGAGAGAACAGAAAT CAATCATGTGCGGCTGCCGGCTGAACTGCAGCAGTCCTTGGCAATGGAAGCAGAGGCCCAGAGACAGGCCAAAGTGCGG GTGATTGCTGCCGAGGGGGAGAAGGCTACCTCCGAATCCCTGAGGATGGCAGCCGAGATCTtggccagctccccagctgctgtCCAGCTCCGTTACCTGCACACGCTGCAATGCCTGTCTGCTGAGAAACCTTCCACTATTGTCCTCCCTTTGCCCTTTGACCTAATGAATCTTGTATCTGCCGCTAGCCACAACTCCATGGGCAGCAGCCTTCCTACCAGCGCTCCCAATCACCCTGAGGCTCCAAAGGACACGAAGGACTCCCCCATGCTATAG